GGCGCATTGGATGACGGCAACATCGAGGCGCTTGCCGCCAAACTGGGCGTGACGAGCCGGCACTTGCGCCGACTGTTCGCACGACATGTTGGTGCGTCGCCGCAGGCTGTTGCGCACACACGCCGTTTGCACTTCGCCAAGCGGCTGATCGACGATACCGGGCTACCAATGAGCGATGTTGCGATCGCAGCGGGCTACGGCAGTGTACGGCGATTCAATGCAGCGTTCCGCGCAACCTATGACCGCACACCACGTGAGTTGCGGCGATCCCGCGTCCGAAAATCGTTACCCGTCGAGCGTGCAGCGCTTACTGTGCGCCTGCCATACCGGTCTCCTTACAGCTGGACGGAGGTATTACGATTCTATGCAATGCGCGCTATTCCGTGTGTCGAGGAGATTGACGGCGACACTTATCGCCGGAGTCTGAAGTTGGGTGACGCAGAATGCGTGATTCAGATACGGGCCGGGATTGATCATGGTTTTCTATCACTACAAATGCAAAATGTACCGACGGAACGCGTCTTTGAGGTCGTGCAAATGGCCCGCGATGTGTTTGATCTGGATGCGCCGGTCGATGATATCCACGCGGCATTGTCCGCCGACGAACGCCTGCGGGCCTTACTCGCAACACAAACCGGTATTCGAGTGCCCGGCTGCTGGAACGGTTTCGAATTAGCGGTGCGCGCAATTCTGGGCCAGCAAATTTCAGTTAAGGCGGCCACCACCCTGTCTGGCCGTATCGCGAGTCGTTACGGCACACCACTTCATGAACCCGTCGGCAGCGTTACCCACAGCTTTCCGGGTGCAAGTCAGCTGGCCCGGGCCCGCTTCAACAATATCGGTTTGGTGCAATGCAGGGCGGATACCTTGCGGCGGCTTGCCCGCGCTGTACTGGCCGGAGATGTGGTCTTCGAGCCGCGGCAGGACATGCAGAAATTTCACCAGCAGTTTACCGCCATCAAAGGCATTGGCGACTGGACTGCGCAGTACGTGATGATGAGAGCGTTGAAAAATCCGGATGCCTTTCCGGCTTCGGATCTGGGGTTGGTCAAGGCGCTGTGCCCCGGTGAGCGGGTTAGTCCTGCGACACTGGCCGAACGTGCTGAGAGCTGGCGACCTTGGCGCGCTTACGCCGCGATGCTGCTTTGGGGGGCCAACAACAGTGGAGGCTGATTGATGTACTACTGCTACCTGACCACGCCGATTGGGGATTTACTGCTCGCCGGGGACGCGCAACACTTACACGTCATTAGCTTTCCGGAAGGGCCGAAACGTCGTGATCCAATGCCCGAATGGATTTATTCAGAGTCACCGTTTGCGGATGCCCGCGCCCAGTTGCTTGAGTATTTCTGCGGAACGCGGCAAACCTTCGATCTGCAGCTCGCACCCTCCGGTACGGAGTTCCAGCTGGCCGTCCTCGCAGAGTTGCAGGCGATCCCGTATGGCACGACAGTCAGCTATGCCGACATCGCCTGCCGCATCGGTAGGCCGACGGCCGTGCGCGCGGTTGGCGCGGCGAACGGCCGCAATCCCATTCCTATCGTGATTCCGTGTCACCGCGTCATCGGCAGCGACGGCAAACTGACGGGGTTCGGCGGCGGTCTGCCTGTCAAAGAGGCACTCCTGCGCCTGGAGTTGGAGCATAGCCAGCTGCTGCCTGTAACACCCTGAACATTATGTTGTTCTATAGCAACATTTGTATACCTTAGACCCGGTCGCTACTGGGAAACCCCGACCGTTGTTGTTACATTACCTAAAGCGTTTCAGGACTATACGTGCTTTCGACAATGCGAAACGACGGCCGATGGCACGGGGGAGCCAGTGTTGTGCTTGCACCTAAGCCCGGCTCGATACAGCGAAATTGGATGGAGATCCACACATGCAGATTCTTACCAGGGTGAGTAAGGGAGTACTGTTGACGGCGTGTATCGTCGCAGCGTTTCCTGCAACGGCTTTCAGCCAGAACCGTACGGCTGATGCATTACTTGAAGAGATTATCGTTACCGGTACCAAGCGCGCTGGCGGTATCGATGTACAGGATGCTGGCGTTGCCATCACTGCTTACAACGAGTCGCAGCTCGATGCTATGCATTTGCGCGACGTGCAGGCTATTGGCTACTCAGCACCGAGTGTGCAGCTTGAAGACATTGGTACGACGCGGGGAACAGCCAACTTTTCCATCCGCGGACTCGGAATTAACAGCTCTATTCCATCCATCGATCCAACGGTAGGTGTATTCGTTGATGGTATGTATCTGGGGACTAACACAGGCGTGGTCCTCGATATATTTGATTTGGAAGGTATCGAAGTCTTGCGTGGGCCGCAGGGACTCCTGTTTGGTCGCAACGTGACGGGTGGCGCAGTTCTGTTGCGAACGACACGGCCCAGCGATGCGTTTCGCTTCAAGGGCAAAATGGCCATGGAAACCGGTGACAATATCTATGCCTCAGCGCTGGTTACCGGGCCGCTGAGCGACCGGTGGCGAGGCAAGTTTTCCTTGTACCGCAATGACGACAGTGGCTGGCACACCAACCTCGCAACCGGTGAAGACCACGGTGCGGCTGAAACGACGATGGTTCGTGGCGGCCTTGAGTACCTGCCAAATGATTCGATGAACTTCCTGCTGCGTATGGAGCATGGCGAAACCGAAGGAGATGGCCCGGCATCGCAGAATGAGGGCTTGTACGGCACGACCGGTTTCGGATTCGCGATTGACGAGCCTGGCTACTATGACAATGAATGGAATCAATTCACGTTTGAGTCAACGTTCGATGTGAATGCCGGTGACGGTGAGATCGTCAACATCCTTGGCTGGCGCGAATATTCATCAATGACATTGAGCGATATTGATTCGTCACCGATATTCCTGTTTCACGCGCCAGCGCGTACGGAGCAGGACCAGTTCTCGAACGAGCTGCGTTACTCCGGTTCATACGACAACCTGTACGTGACGACCGGTGCCTACTTCTTCAAGCAGGACCTGTTGTACCTTGAGCGCCGGCTAATTCAGGGTGGCGCGCTGGATATCACGGGTGGCGGTGATCAGGAGTCGGAAACATTCGCTGTCTTTGCGTCTCTTGACGTTGTTCTGAATGACGTATTCACACTGAACTTTGGCGGCCGCTATACGCAAGAAGAAAAGACGGCACGGATTGCGTCGATACCGTTGAACCTGTGTACGATTGATGCCGGTTGCGCCAGTGCAGATCTTAATGACTCCCGCAGCTGGAAGAATTTCACGCCGAAAATTGGTATCCAGGTCAAACCGAACGACTCGACTCAGTTGTACGGATTCTGGACAAAAGGCTTCCGCAGTGGTGGTTACAATATGCGTCACACCGCCGTTGCCATTCCGAACCGCAGCTTCGATGAAGAAGAGCAGTCGTCTTTCGAAGTGGGTGTCAAGAAGGACTTTGCTGACGGCCGCGTGCGTTTGAATGCCGCTGCTTATCACAACACTATCGAAGATATGCAGCGTGAGGTTAACCTCACCGATCCGGTCGTTGGTGTGGTGCAGATCATCCAAAACACCGCTGACGCTACCATCACCGGCCTCGATCTCGAAGCAAGCTGGGTGCTGTCAGATTCGTTGTTCCTGTCCACCAGTCTTGGCTACGTCGACGGCCAGTACGACGAAGTGAACTTCGACATTTCGAGTGACGGTGTCATCGACGCGGGTGACCGTGCACTGCAATTGCCACGGCTTGCTCCCTGGTCCTACGGTGCGCAGCTGGTTTATACCCGCGACTATTCCTGGGGCAATTTGTCGATGCAGGCCAGCGGCTATCGCCGCGATCCGGCGAAGTACACTGATAACAACCGTGGTTCGCTGCGAGCTGCCGACATGTTTGACGCCAGCGTCAACCTGGGCTTCAAAGACAACCGATTGAAGTTCTCGCTCTACGGCAAGAACCTGAAAGACGAGTCAACGATCGGTGGCGATACCCAATTGCCAGGCAACTTCCCAGGCAGTCCGGGCTTCCCGGTGCCGGGATTGTCGGGCAACAAAGCGACCTTCTCGCCGCTGAACAAAGGCCGTGTGTACGGTCTGGAAGTTATTTACGACTACGAATAGACGCGGTTCGCCAAACAAGAAAGCCCCGGCTGGTCCGGGGCTTTTTTTGTGCTCTGCTTTCGTCCGCCGAGTATTGGAGGCAGCCGAAGATTATCAATGCGCTGGTCGGTCTGCGTATTACCCGGGTTCCGCAAGGCGTACGATTTGCTTGCCGACGTTCTTGCCCTGCAATACATCTAGCAATGCCTGCGGCGCATTCTCAATTCCCTCGGCCACCGTTTCCCGGTAGTTCAGGCGACCTTCGGCCAGCCAGCCACTCGCTTTGCGTACGTACTCCATACAGGCATCGCGATCGTCGCTGACTATGAAACCTTTGATTGTCAGGCGTCGTGCAATCATCAGCATCATGCCGCGCGGGCCTGGTTCCTGATGCGCATCGTTGTAATTGGAAATCATTCCGCAGAGTGCAATGCGACCAAAGTTGCGCATATTCCAGAGTGCCGCTTCAAAAATCTTCCCGCCAACGTTTTCGAAATTGACGTCAATGCCGTCCGGACACACGCTGGCGATGCTTTTGGCGATGTTGTCGCTGGTCTTGTAGTTGAACATCGCGTCGTAGCCGAAATCGCTTTCACACAACTCAATTTTTTCGTCAGAGCCCGCGCACCCGGTTACCCGGCAACCGTGGATCTTGGCGAGTTGTCCGACGATGCTGCCGACGGCGCCCGAGGCCGCCGATACAAATACGGTGTCACCGGGCTTCGCCGCGGCGGTTTTCATCAGCCCGACCCAGGCGGTCATACCCGGCATGCCCAGTATGCCGAGATGGTAGGAGAGCGGGACCGCGCCCTCCGCAACCTGGTGCAGACCGGTGCCGTCGGAGATTGAATAGTTTTCCCAGCCCAACATGCCGCTGACAAAATCACCTTTTGCGAATGAGTCGTTACGACTTTCGACGACCTGACCGACGACGCCTGCCTGTAGCACTTCGCCGATCTGAAACGGCGGCACGTAGGATTTGGTGTCATTCATGCGCCCGCGCATGTACGGGTCGACTGACATGAATAGATTACGTACCAGCAATTCGCCGTCGGCGGGCTCGGTGACAGGAGCGTCGGTCAATGTGAAATTGTCTGCGCTTACCCAGCCATCCGGGCGGCTGGCAAGGCGAATCTGGCGATTGATCATGTTTGCCATGGCAATGATGCTCCATGTGATGTGTCGGTGCGTAGCGAGCCTACTGTACCGCAGATATTGCGCACTTGGTTCAAAGTCGCCGATTTTGCAGGGCGAGCACGGCAGGCGATGGCCTTACGCCGGGCTGCAGGCGCTCATCATCGATCAATTGCCCCGAATTTGAGACCACGGGCAATGTCCCTGCCCACACAGGAATGCCGTAGTCGTCTTCTTCGTCTTCAGGCAGTCCACTGGCAACCTTGGCAGCGGCGCTGTCGATGGAAACGGCGATAACGCCGGTCATTTTTACTTCGCGCTCAAGCGGTGCGCGCAGTTCATCCCAGCGGCCGGGCATGAGCTGTTCGCTAATGCACTTCATCGCGTGCAGTTTTTCCTGTGCGGATTCAATGAGAGTTGCTACGCCATGCACCGTTACCGAGCGATAGTTCATTGATGAATTGAATGCCGAGCGCGCCAGCACTATGCCGTCCAGCAGAGTGACATTGATGCAGACCTTGCTGTTCTCGGCGAGCATTCGGATCACTCGTGCTTTCCGCGCGCCGTGAAGGTACAACGTTTCGCCGTCACGAGCGTGAATCATCGGCACGACAAGCGGCTGGCCGTCCTGTACGAATGCCACATGTGCAACCAGCCCGGTATCGAGGATGCGGTGCACAAGTTCGCGATCGTAGCTGGCCTTGTCGCGCAACTGCCGGACGCTGTTCTGTTTGCCGACTGCGTAATTGTCTTCCTGCGTCATGGCGTCCTCTTGCGTATCAATGAAGAAATCGGGGTGCCAGCGTCAATGCAATCAAAGTTACCAGCGCGATGCCGATGAGGTTGAGTGCGAAACCGGCGCGAACCATTTTGGGAATCGTAAGCAGTCCGGAGCCGAATACGATGGCGTTGGGCGGTGTCGCAACTGGCAGCATGAACGCACAACTTGCCGCGAACGTCACCGGCACCGCGAGGACCACCGGGTCAATACCTGCTTCGATGGCAATAGCTCCAACTACCGGGAGAAAGGTGGCTGTCGTCGCGATATTGCTGGTGAGTTCTGTAAGGAAAATGATCAATGCCGCGACGAGCATGACCAACAGTGCAATTGGCAGCGCGCCGAACGCATTGAGGCTGGTGCCCAACCACGCGGCAAGTCCGGTGTTACTGAAAGCCCCCGCAAGTGATAAACCACCCCCGAACAGCAACAATATGCTCCATGGCAATTTTTCAACATGTACCCAACGGATAAGAAGCGGGTCGTTGCGATCGCCACTTGGTATCAAGAACAGCGCGACGGCGCCGGCCATGGCGATACCGGAGTCATCCAGTCCCGACAGGCCGGGTAGCTGAATGAGCAGCGGACGGAAAATCCAGGCCAGGGCGAGTACTACGAATACGATACCGACCCGCTGTTCCGGAATGGAAATCGTGCCCATGTCGTCTTTCATGGCACGCAGTGTGGCGCGGCCCTCGCCGGAGGTCTTGAAGTCAACGCGGAATACCCAGCGTGTCAGAGACAGCCACGCAAGTGGCAGCAACAACGCGCTCATGGGTATCCCGACCATCATCCAGCTTGAGAAATCGATGGTTGTACCGTAGCTCTCGAGCATGAACGCAGCCAGCAAGGCGTTCGGCACTGTGCCGACCAGAGTAGCCATGCCGCCAATCGAGGACGCGTACGCGATTCCCAGCAACAGTGCGTACTGAAAGTCGTGGCGGGCCCGGTCGTCAAGGCCGCCAACCGTCGAATGAATGACGCCGATGATGGACACGGCAATAGGCAGCATCATCATGGTTGTTGAAGTATTCATTACCCACATGCTCAACAGAGCACTGGCAATCATGAAGCCGCCTATCAGGGATCGGCCATTGCCACCTGCGTGCTGCAGAATAGTCAGGGCTATCCGCCGATGCAGATTCCAGCGTTGCATGGTAAAGGCGACGATGAAACCGCCGAGAAAAAGATAGATCACTTTGTTCGCGTACGGTGATGACGTTGTCTGCATATCCGCGATACCGAGTAGCGGGAACGCGACCAGTGGGAGTAGCGCGGTAACGGCAATCGGGACCGCCTCTGTTGCCCACCATACGGCCATGAGCAATGCCATTGCGGCTGTGCGCCAGGCTGCAACCGACAAGTCACCGGGCGGGTTTGAGAGCAGTATGGATAATGCCAGCAGGGGGCCAAGGATGAGGCCTACCGTCTGGTGTGTACTTCGTCCGTCTAGCGCTGATTCACTCAATACTCTTCCCCCGCCGTTCATCTTGAAGCAGCGAAGCGTACCTTGCTGCTCGTCCGGGTACGAGTTCGGGGCGCAGACGTACCGACCCGATCTCGCCCACATCTTGTGTGACTATCGCAGTAGCCCACAAGATGTAGTAGCATTCTCGCCGTACCATACCGGTACGCACGGAGATGGAGTGTTATCAGGGCAGATCCGATGTCACCGCAGGCAGGAATGCCAGTCAGGTTTCGGTAGCGCGTTTCCTCTCAATTCACGCGACCGTAGCCGCTTCCGGAGCGGCAACCAACTGGCGGTACATCGATTCGGCACGGCGAATGGCGATTGATGCTGACGCAAGGAGCGTAGCAACGATCAGCAACCGCGCAGTGCCAGCCGGTTAACATCCGCGCTTCTATGCCGCCCAGTTTCTGGGCGGCTTTTTTATTGGCGCATGCGGTGCCTGTCATCAGGCTTTTGTGTATCGTGTTCTTCCGCTGCCGGGAGGTTCAGACGCATGAGCAGTACTCAGGAAAAAAGGACGGGCCTGTCACCGCTCGCTTACCTTGTGCCAGACGAGGGTAAAGAGTACGAGCCCTATGTACCACCTGCTGCTGCACTGCCTGAGCTGACACTGAAATCGGTATTGCTGGGTATCTTCTTTGGCGTCGTGTTCGGCGCGGCCAATGCTTACCTCGGCTTGCGTGCGGGCCTTACTATCAGTACCTCCATACCGGTCGCGGTGATGACCGTCGCGGCCTTCAAAGCGCTGGAGTCGGTCGGCTATTCCGGGAATATCCTCGAAGCCAACTTGTCGCAAACCATCGGCTCGGCATCCAGTTCGCTCGCCAGTGGCGTGATCTTCACCTTGCCTGCGTTATTCCTGTGGGGCCTTGCTCCGGGCTTGTTGCAAATGACTCTGCTGGCGCTGTGTGGAGGACTCATAGGCATCCTGTTCATGATTCCGTTGCGGCGACTATTGATCAAGGGCGAACACGGTCGTTTGCCGTACCCGGAAGGCACGGCTTGCGCTGAAGTATTGGTTGCCAACGAAGTGGGTGGCCAAAACGCGCGTTACATTTTTTTCGGCCTGGGCCTGGGGGCTTTTTTCAAGTTCCTGACCTCGTGGCTGCACGTGATTCCTGCTCAAGTGGCCAGCAAGATACCGTTTCTGAAAAAGGGCGAACTGGGACTGGATCTGTCGGCGGCGCTGTTTGGTGTCGGCTATATCCTCGGGCCGCGCATTGCGACGGTGATGGTGGGCGGAGGTCTGCTGGCCTGGGTTGTCATCATCCCGTCGATCAATGCCTGGGGTGAAGGCTTCACGACTCCGGTGTTTCCGGAAACCGTGCGTCTGATTGCGGACATGAGTCCGGCCCAGCTCTGGACGCGTTACGTGCGTTATATCGGCGCAGGCGCGGTTGCTACCGCCGGTATCATCACGTTGATACGCAGTATTCCGGTGATGGTGCATAGCTTTCGCATCGGGACCGGGGAGTTGCAGGCTTGCCTGGGCGATGGGTCCGAACCGCCTGGCGCTGTTAGCCGCACGGATAGCGACTTGCCATTGAAGTTTGTCGGCTTTGGGCTGCTGGTCGTCGCGGCAGTGCTGGCCTTCGTACCGCAGGTGTTTAGTGATATTGGTGGCTTGCCCGTGCGACTGGTGGCCGCTGTATGCGTGGTTGTGTTCGCGTTCTTCTTTGTGACCGTCGCCTCGAGAATTGTTGGTCTGGTTGGCGTGACCAGCAATCCAACCAGCGGTATGACGATTGCCTCGTTACTGGGTACCGCTGGCATTTTTCTGGTCATGGGCTGGACAGATATGGCGGGAAAGGCGGGCGCATTGACAGTCGGCTGTGTTGTCGCGATCGCCGCATCCATCGCAGGCGATACATCTCAGGATTTAAAAACGGGTTACCTGCTCGGTGCGACGCCGCGCCGCCAACAAATCGGTGAACTCATCGGCGTGCTGTCATCGGCGACCTTCGTTTG
The DNA window shown above is from Woeseia oceani and carries:
- a CDS encoding Ada metal-binding domain-containing protein, with amino-acid sequence MHNETLERARLARDARFDGRFFIGVKTTGIYCRPICPAVAPKRENVQFFMSAAAAGEAGFRPCLRCRPECSPGTPAWTGTSATVRRGLRLIDRGALDDGNIEALAAKLGVTSRHLRRLFARHVGASPQAVAHTRRLHFAKRLIDDTGLPMSDVAIAAGYGSVRRFNAAFRATYDRTPRELRRSRVRKSLPVERAALTVRLPYRSPYSWTEVLRFYAMRAIPCVEEIDGDTYRRSLKLGDAECVIQIRAGIDHGFLSLQMQNVPTERVFEVVQMARDVFDLDAPVDDIHAALSADERLRALLATQTGIRVPGCWNGFELAVRAILGQQISVKAATTLSGRIASRYGTPLHEPVGSVTHSFPGASQLARARFNNIGLVQCRADTLRRLARAVLAGDVVFEPRQDMQKFHQQFTAIKGIGDWTAQYVMMRALKNPDAFPASDLGLVKALCPGERVSPATLAERAESWRPWRAYAAMLLWGANNSGG
- a CDS encoding methylated-DNA--[protein]-cysteine S-methyltransferase; its protein translation is MYYCYLTTPIGDLLLAGDAQHLHVISFPEGPKRRDPMPEWIYSESPFADARAQLLEYFCGTRQTFDLQLAPSGTEFQLAVLAELQAIPYGTTVSYADIACRIGRPTAVRAVGAANGRNPIPIVIPCHRVIGSDGKLTGFGGGLPVKEALLRLELEHSQLLPVTP
- a CDS encoding TonB-dependent receptor yields the protein MQILTRVSKGVLLTACIVAAFPATAFSQNRTADALLEEIIVTGTKRAGGIDVQDAGVAITAYNESQLDAMHLRDVQAIGYSAPSVQLEDIGTTRGTANFSIRGLGINSSIPSIDPTVGVFVDGMYLGTNTGVVLDIFDLEGIEVLRGPQGLLFGRNVTGGAVLLRTTRPSDAFRFKGKMAMETGDNIYASALVTGPLSDRWRGKFSLYRNDDSGWHTNLATGEDHGAAETTMVRGGLEYLPNDSMNFLLRMEHGETEGDGPASQNEGLYGTTGFGFAIDEPGYYDNEWNQFTFESTFDVNAGDGEIVNILGWREYSSMTLSDIDSSPIFLFHAPARTEQDQFSNELRYSGSYDNLYVTTGAYFFKQDLLYLERRLIQGGALDITGGGDQESETFAVFASLDVVLNDVFTLNFGGRYTQEEKTARIASIPLNLCTIDAGCASADLNDSRSWKNFTPKIGIQVKPNDSTQLYGFWTKGFRSGGYNMRHTAVAIPNRSFDEEEQSSFEVGVKKDFADGRVRLNAAAYHNTIEDMQREVNLTDPVVGVVQIIQNTADATITGLDLEASWVLSDSLFLSTSLGYVDGQYDEVNFDISSDGVIDAGDRALQLPRLAPWSYGAQLVYTRDYSWGNLSMQASGYRRDPAKYTDNNRGSLRAADMFDASVNLGFKDNRLKFSLYGKNLKDESTIGGDTQLPGNFPGSPGFPVPGLSGNKATFSPLNKGRVYGLEVIYDYE
- a CDS encoding NADP-dependent oxidoreductase; protein product: MANMINRQIRLASRPDGWVSADNFTLTDAPVTEPADGELLVRNLFMSVDPYMRGRMNDTKSYVPPFQIGEVLQAGVVGQVVESRNDSFAKGDFVSGMLGWENYSISDGTGLHQVAEGAVPLSYHLGILGMPGMTAWVGLMKTAAAKPGDTVFVSAASGAVGSIVGQLAKIHGCRVTGCAGSDEKIELCESDFGYDAMFNYKTSDNIAKSIASVCPDGIDVNFENVGGKIFEAALWNMRNFGRIALCGMISNYNDAHQEPGPRGMMLMIARRLTIKGFIVSDDRDACMEYVRKASGWLAEGRLNYRETVAEGIENAPQALLDVLQGKNVGKQIVRLAEPG
- a CDS encoding pyridoxamine 5'-phosphate oxidase family protein yields the protein MTQEDNYAVGKQNSVRQLRDKASYDRELVHRILDTGLVAHVAFVQDGQPLVVPMIHARDGETLYLHGARKARVIRMLAENSKVCINVTLLDGIVLARSAFNSSMNYRSVTVHGVATLIESAQEKLHAMKCISEQLMPGRWDELRAPLEREVKMTGVIAVSIDSAAAKVASGLPEDEEDDYGIPVWAGTLPVVSNSGQLIDDERLQPGVRPSPAVLALQNRRL
- a CDS encoding SLC13 family permease → MSESALDGRSTHQTVGLILGPLLALSILLSNPPGDLSVAAWRTAAMALLMAVWWATEAVPIAVTALLPLVAFPLLGIADMQTTSSPYANKVIYLFLGGFIVAFTMQRWNLHRRIALTILQHAGGNGRSLIGGFMIASALLSMWVMNTSTTMMMLPIAVSIIGVIHSTVGGLDDRARHDFQYALLLGIAYASSIGGMATLVGTVPNALLAAFMLESYGTTIDFSSWMMVGIPMSALLLPLAWLSLTRWVFRVDFKTSGEGRATLRAMKDDMGTISIPEQRVGIVFVVLALAWIFRPLLIQLPGLSGLDDSGIAMAGAVALFLIPSGDRNDPLLIRWVHVEKLPWSILLLFGGGLSLAGAFSNTGLAAWLGTSLNAFGALPIALLVMLVAALIIFLTELTSNIATTATFLPVVGAIAIEAGIDPVVLAVPVTFAASCAFMLPVATPPNAIVFGSGLLTIPKMVRAGFALNLIGIALVTLIALTLAPRFLH
- a CDS encoding OPT family oligopeptide transporter codes for the protein MSSTQEKRTGLSPLAYLVPDEGKEYEPYVPPAAALPELTLKSVLLGIFFGVVFGAANAYLGLRAGLTISTSIPVAVMTVAAFKALESVGYSGNILEANLSQTIGSASSSLASGVIFTLPALFLWGLAPGLLQMTLLALCGGLIGILFMIPLRRLLIKGEHGRLPYPEGTACAEVLVANEVGGQNARYIFFGLGLGAFFKFLTSWLHVIPAQVASKIPFLKKGELGLDLSAALFGVGYILGPRIATVMVGGGLLAWVVIIPSINAWGEGFTTPVFPETVRLIADMSPAQLWTRYVRYIGAGAVATAGIITLIRSIPVMVHSFRIGTGELQACLGDGSEPPGAVSRTDSDLPLKFVGFGLLVVAAVLAFVPQVFSDIGGLPVRLVAAVCVVVFAFFFVTVASRIVGLVGVTSNPTSGMTIASLLGTAGIFLVMGWTDMAGKAGALTVGCVVAIAASIAGDTSQDLKTGYLLGATPRRQQIGELIGVLSSATFVCLSVLLLAETFTFGGTELPAPQATLMKLVIEGVLDQQLPWGFVGIGIGIALLCELLKVPSLPFAVGVYLPVSTMTPLFLGGLLRGFFERQAKSRDVAAVRRERGILLGSGFVGGEGLLGVGIAAVAFVQNRKPEGIGTEWLGAPWLVETVGLIAFGFFIAGFVHLIRR